The genomic segment GATTCCATCAGGCCCTTGGCCACCTTGGGCACGATGCCCCGCCCGGTCAGGCGGCTGAGCAGCAGGGGGGCGAGGGCCACTACCTCTCGCTCGAAGACGTGACCTACCAACGGATAAATCCGTTGGCTTCTCAGGCAACGCTTGCGTTGACTACCGCTACGTTGATGCCTGTTGGGGCGGCCCGCCCCAGGATGTTCCGCGCTGCGTTCAGGTCGGCATTGTCCACATGACCGCAGGCGACACATCGAAAGCGCGACTGACTGACCCGGTTCTCCCGACAGGTGTGCCCGCAGGCGTTGCACCGCTGCGAGGTGTACCGGGGGTCTACGCGAATCACTCGTCGTCCGGCGCATTCTGCCTTGACAGCGAGTAGGGAGAAAAACTGCCCCCAACCGACATCGTGGATGCTGCGGGCCACGTTGCCCTTGCCCATCCCCGACACGTTCAGGTCTTCGTGAGCTATCAAATCGTTCTCCCGAATCAACTTGGTAGCGGTCTTGTGGTGAAAGTCGAGCCGTTGCCGCGCCACTTTGCGGTGCAGTTTGGCGACCCGCTGGACGGCCTTTCTTCGCCTGTTGCTCCGCTTGTTTCGCTTGCGGCTGACTGCTCGTTGAGCGACCCGCAGCTTCTTCATGGCGGTCTGAAAGTGCCTGGGGTTCTCCACAAACTCGCCATCGGAGGTGATGCAGAACCATGTGGTGCCCACGTCCACGCCCACCGAGCTTCCCGTTTCGGGAAGCGGCTGGGCTTCCACCTCGCACACGTAGCTGACGTGCCACTCCCCGCAGTCCCGCGTGATGGTGGCCGTCTTGACCTTGCCTTCCAGCGGGCGATGCAGCCGGATTCGGATGTTGCCGATTTTCGAGAAGCACGCGGTCTTCTCGGAGACGCTGAACCCCGACTGCGGATAGCAGATGGAGTCGTATCTGTCCCGCCCTTGGAAGCGCGGGTAGCCGGGGGTCTGCCCTGCCTTGACCCTGCGGAAGAACGCCTGAAATGCCTTGTCCAGCCGCTTGAGAACGTCCTGAAGCACCTGGGAGTAGACCCCCTTGTACTCCGGCAGTGCGGTCTTGATTTCCGTCAGATACTTCATCTGGTCGTACCCGGTCACGGTCTTTCCGACCTTGCGGTAGGCGTCCCGACGTTCCTGCAGGGCGCAGTTGTACAGGTTGCGGCAGAGGCGCAACTGTTCGTTCAGCGCAGCTTCCTGCGCTCTGGTTGGGCGAAGGCGATACCTGAACGCCTTGAGATGCGTGGTAGTCTGGATGTGCGTCACCTCCTTGATAAGGTGTTCGCCGTCCCCCGCGCCTGACTCCCCAGAAAGGCGGCGGGTTTTTGCTGTTCCAGCATAGCACGCGGCGGTGCTTTCGCTTCAGACAGAAGCATCAGCACGGCCTCCCTTGCGGGAGGCGTGGGCTATCCATCCCAGGGTTAAAACCCTGGGCTTTCCGCCCACACTCTTTTCTGTAATGCACGCTCTGATTCTGGCCGCGTCCATGGTACGTGACCGACGCAAGGTAGTGCGCCCGCAGCAGTTCGTCATGCGCAGGGTCGAGGACGCGGCGGATTTTATCCGGGCTCAGGTTCAGGATGCGGGCTTTGCGGCCCCATTCCAGAAGGCCGACTTTGAACTCCTGCAGGCGTTCGCTGGGTGCGTCGAGGGTATGACGGTGGCCGTCCAGGAGGCGGTATAAGGCCCGGGCGGTGGGCTGTGTCAGTTCGCCCAGTATCCCGGAACTCAGCGGTTTGAGAAAGCCACGGCGAAGGCTCTCCGCGATGATCGGCGGTAGCACGACAGTGATCATGCTGTCCTGATCGATGGTGCCGCCGGACTGGCCAGTGTCGAACATAATTTCATGCAGGTGCCGGAAAATCACGGTCCGGTACCGTTTGCCGTCATGCCAGCCGCGCTCGATGTGAGAGTTGGTGTGAGATAGCCGCATCAGCGATCCGTGCAGGTTTCTGTGGTACCGCCCGGATGTGTCCAGTCCGGAGGCGCGCAGGAAGTGGTTGGCGGTACCCGTCACTGCGTTGGTGGCTGGAAATCCTTGCGCTGCGAACAGGCACAGGATGCCGATGATGTCGTTGTCCAGGCCGAACGGAACAAGGTACTGCGGCGTACCGATGCATTTCACGCTCATGCGCTCGTCGCCCTCTCCGTACTCGTCTTTCCAGGACGTACTGCCCGCGCCTACACGGCTTTGCATGCTGATCAGCCCGAGGCGGGCGAGGTTCAGTTCGTCGATGTGCCGGGGCAGCGAACGCT from the Deinococcus depolymerans genome contains:
- a CDS encoding transposase; its protein translation is MTHIQTTTHLKAFRYRLRPTRAQEAALNEQLRLCRNLYNCALQERRDAYRKVGKTVTGYDQMKYLTEIKTALPEYKGVYSQVLQDVLKRLDKAFQAFFRRVKAGQTPGYPRFQGRDRYDSICYPQSGFSVSEKTACFSKIGNIRIRLHRPLEGKVKTATITRDCGEWHVSYVCEVEAQPLPETGSSVGVDVGTTWFCITSDGEFVENPRHFQTAMKKLRVAQRAVSRKRNKRSNRRRKAVQRVAKLHRKVARQRLDFHHKTATKLIRENDLIAHEDLNVSGMGKGNVARSIHDVGWGQFFSLLAVKAECAGRRVIRVDPRYTSQRCNACGHTCRENRVSQSRFRCVACGHVDNADLNAARNILGRAAPTGINVAVVNASVA
- a CDS encoding replication initiator protein A; translated protein: MTLLHRASEKRSLPRHIDELNLARLGLISMQSRVGAGSTSWKDEYGEGDERMSVKCIGTPQYLVPFGLDNDIIGILCLFAAQGFPATNAVTGTANHFLRASGLDTSGRYHRNLHGSLMRLSHTNSHIERGWHDGKRYRTVIFRHLHEIMFDTGQSGGTIDQDSMITVVLPPIIAESLRRGFLKPLSSGILGELTQPTARALYRLLDGHRHTLDAPSERLQEFKVGLLEWGRKARILNLSPDKIRRVLDPAHDELLRAHYLASVTYHGRGQNQSVHYRKECGRKAQGFNPGMDSPRLPQGRPC